One Bradyrhizobium zhanjiangense DNA segment encodes these proteins:
- a CDS encoding Lrp/AsnC family transcriptional regulator has protein sequence MSARLDRIDLKILRLLQNNGRLSNAELAETVAISPATCHRRTQRLFEDGFIATVRAMVAPKKVAKGTLVMVGVVLDRSTPESFATFEQAIAKLKFVLDCHLVAGDFDYFLKIRVGDMEDFNRIHGEQLIALPGVRQTRTFFVMKEVVDNAPLEF, from the coding sequence ATGTCCGCCCGGCTCGACCGCATCGACCTTAAGATATTGCGATTGCTGCAGAATAACGGCCGGCTCAGCAACGCCGAGCTGGCCGAAACCGTCGCGATCAGCCCCGCCACCTGCCATCGCCGTACCCAGCGCCTGTTCGAGGATGGTTTCATTGCGACTGTGCGCGCCATGGTGGCGCCGAAGAAAGTGGCAAAGGGCACGCTGGTGATGGTCGGCGTCGTGCTCGATCGCTCCACCCCGGAGAGCTTTGCCACCTTCGAACAGGCGATTGCAAAACTGAAGTTCGTGCTCGACTGCCATCTCGTCGCTGGCGATTTCGACTATTTCCTCAAGATCCGCGTCGGTGACATGGAGGACTTCAACCGCATCCATGGCGAGCAGCTCATCGCGCTGCCCGGCGTGCGCCAGACCCGCACCTTCTTCGTGATGAAGGAGGTCGTCGACAACGCGCCGCTGGAGTTTTGA
- a CDS encoding 1-aminocyclopropane-1-carboxylate deaminase, giving the protein MLEKFARYPLTFGPTPIEKLERLSKHLGGQVEVYAKREDCNSGLAYGGNKLRKLEYIIPDAIASNADTLVSIGGVQSNHTRMIAAVAAKLGMKCRLVQEAWVPHEDAVYDRVGNIMLSRIMGADVRLVDDGFDIGIRKSWEQAIEEVKAAGGKPYAIPAGASVHKFGGLGYVGFAEEVRKQEKELGFKFDYIVVCTVTGSTHAGMLVGFAADGRARKVIGIDASFTPSQTKAQVLEIAQNTAKLVELGKELVADDVVLIEDYAYPAYGVPSEETKEAIRITARLEGMITDPVYEGKSMQGLIDLAKKGYFEKGAKILYAHLGGAPALNGYAYAFRNG; this is encoded by the coding sequence ATGCTGGAAAAATTCGCGCGCTATCCGCTCACCTTCGGCCCGACACCGATCGAGAAGCTGGAGCGGTTGTCAAAACATCTCGGCGGCCAGGTCGAGGTCTATGCCAAGCGTGAGGACTGCAATTCGGGCCTTGCCTATGGCGGCAACAAGCTGCGCAAGCTCGAATACATCATTCCGGACGCGATCGCGTCCAACGCCGACACGCTGGTGTCGATCGGCGGCGTGCAATCCAACCACACCCGCATGATCGCGGCGGTCGCCGCCAAGCTCGGCATGAAGTGCCGTCTGGTGCAGGAAGCCTGGGTGCCGCACGAGGACGCGGTCTATGACCGCGTCGGCAACATCATGCTCTCGCGCATCATGGGCGCCGACGTGCGCCTGGTCGATGACGGCTTCGACATTGGCATCCGCAAGAGCTGGGAGCAGGCGATCGAAGAGGTGAAGGCGGCGGGCGGCAAGCCTTACGCGATTCCCGCCGGCGCCTCCGTGCACAAATTCGGCGGCCTCGGCTATGTCGGCTTCGCCGAGGAAGTCCGCAAGCAGGAGAAAGAGCTCGGCTTTAAGTTCGATTACATCGTCGTCTGCACCGTCACCGGCTCGACCCATGCCGGCATGCTGGTCGGCTTCGCCGCCGACGGCCGCGCCCGCAAGGTGATCGGCATCGATGCATCGTTCACCCCTAGCCAGACGAAGGCTCAGGTGCTCGAGATCGCGCAGAACACGGCCAAGCTCGTCGAGCTCGGCAAGGAGCTCGTCGCCGATGACGTCGTGCTGATCGAGGACTACGCCTATCCCGCCTATGGCGTGCCGTCGGAAGAAACCAAGGAAGCGATCCGCATTACCGCACGTCTCGAAGGCATGATCACCGACCCCGTCTACGAGGGCAAGTCGATGCAGGGCCTGATCGATCTTGCGAAGAAAGGCTATTTCGAGAAGGGCGCGAAGATCCTCTACGCCCATCTCGGCGGCGCGCCTGCGCTGAACGGGTATGCGTATGCGTTCCGGAATGGGTGA
- the recQ gene encoding DNA helicase RecQ, translated as MSSPSTAPLPAPANGRDALSVLHSVFGLPGFRGAQDEIIRHVTDGGNCLVLMPTGGGKSLCYQLPSLLREGCGIVVSPLIALMRDQVAGLIEAGVNAAALNSSLTPQEASEVERRLIAGDLDLLYVAPERLVTPRCLSMLAQAKVALFAIDEAHCVSQWGHDFRPEYVGLSIIAERFPDVPRIALTATADELTRKEIVARLQLTGAPQFVSSFDRPNIRYEIVDKRNAVSQLKEFIRERHMGDAGVAYCLSRNRVEEVAAALQDAGIAALPYHAGLDSSVRSRNQDRFLNEDGIVIVATIAFGMGIDKPDVRFVAHLDLPKSIEAYYQETGRAGRDGKPSAAWMAYGLSDIVQQRRMIDESAASDDFKRVSIGKLDALVGLAETPHCRRRRLLAYFGEIVMGESCGNCDNCLTPPKMRDGKVLAQKLLSCVYRTGQRFGAMHLIDVLVGRLTEKVTQFGHDKLSVFGIGRELNEKQWRTVLRQLVAMGHLQSDSEAFGALKLTDSSRGVLRGETEVWLREEAPGTRIRSSRAKSRRGDLAPAASAPQGDVDPELRARLRSWRSDIARERGVPAYVVLHDATIDGIVRAWPTTLDELRNVPGIGDKKLEHYGDELLQIIRTR; from the coding sequence ATGTCCTCCCCTTCCACCGCTCCACTGCCAGCGCCGGCCAACGGCCGCGATGCGTTGTCGGTGCTGCATTCGGTGTTCGGACTGCCGGGGTTCCGCGGCGCGCAGGACGAGATCATCCGGCACGTGACGGATGGCGGCAATTGTCTGGTGCTGATGCCGACTGGCGGCGGCAAGTCGCTCTGCTATCAGCTCCCCTCACTGCTGCGCGAGGGCTGCGGCATCGTGGTCTCGCCGCTGATCGCGCTGATGCGCGACCAGGTCGCCGGCCTGATAGAAGCCGGCGTCAACGCGGCCGCGCTGAACTCGTCGCTGACCCCGCAGGAGGCCTCGGAGGTGGAGCGGCGCCTGATCGCGGGCGATCTCGACCTGCTCTATGTTGCGCCGGAACGGCTGGTGACGCCGCGCTGCCTGTCGATGCTGGCGCAGGCGAAGGTGGCGCTGTTCGCGATCGACGAAGCCCATTGCGTCTCGCAATGGGGCCACGATTTCCGGCCCGAATATGTTGGTCTGTCCATCATCGCCGAGCGCTTTCCCGACGTCCCCCGCATCGCGCTGACCGCGACCGCCGACGAGCTGACGCGCAAGGAGATCGTGGCGCGACTTCAGCTAACAGGCGCCCCGCAATTCGTCTCCAGCTTCGACCGGCCCAACATCCGATACGAGATCGTCGACAAGCGCAATGCGGTCTCGCAGCTGAAGGAATTCATCCGCGAGCGTCACATGGGCGATGCCGGCGTGGCCTATTGCCTGTCCCGCAACCGCGTCGAGGAGGTCGCCGCCGCCCTTCAAGACGCCGGCATTGCCGCGCTGCCCTATCATGCCGGTCTCGACAGCAGCGTGCGCTCCCGAAACCAGGACCGCTTCCTCAACGAAGACGGCATCGTCATCGTTGCGACCATCGCGTTCGGCATGGGCATCGACAAGCCCGACGTGCGCTTCGTCGCCCATCTCGATCTGCCCAAGAGCATCGAGGCCTATTATCAGGAGACGGGGCGCGCCGGCCGCGACGGCAAGCCGTCGGCAGCCTGGATGGCCTATGGCCTCTCGGACATCGTGCAGCAGCGCCGCATGATCGACGAATCGGCTGCGTCTGACGATTTCAAGCGGGTCTCGATCGGCAAGCTCGATGCGCTGGTCGGTCTTGCCGAGACGCCGCACTGCCGGCGCCGGCGGCTGCTCGCCTATTTCGGCGAGATCGTGATGGGTGAGAGTTGCGGCAATTGCGATAATTGCCTGACGCCGCCGAAGATGCGCGACGGCAAGGTGCTGGCGCAGAAGCTTTTGTCCTGCGTCTACCGCACCGGGCAACGTTTTGGCGCGATGCACCTGATCGACGTGCTGGTCGGGCGCCTGACCGAGAAGGTGACGCAGTTCGGCCACGACAAGCTGTCGGTGTTCGGCATCGGCCGCGAGCTCAACGAAAAGCAGTGGCGCACGGTGCTGCGGCAATTGGTGGCAATGGGGCATTTGCAGAGCGACAGCGAAGCATTCGGCGCGCTGAAGCTGACGGACTCTTCGCGCGGTGTGCTGCGCGGCGAAACGGAGGTGTGGCTGCGCGAGGAAGCGCCCGGCACCCGCATCCGCTCAAGCCGGGCCAAATCGCGCCGCGGCGACCTCGCGCCCGCGGCGAGCGCGCCGCAAGGCGATGTCGATCCCGAATTGCGCGCGCGGCTGCGCTCCTGGCGTTCCGACATCGCCCGCGAGCGCGGCGTGCCCGCCTATGTCGTGCTGCACGATGCCACCATCGACGGCATCGTCCGGGCCTGGCCGACGACGCTGGACGAACTCCGTAACGTGCCGGGTATCGGCGACAAGAAGCTCGAGCATTACGGCGACGAGCTGCTGCAGATCATCAGGACGAGGTAG
- a CDS encoding polysaccharide deacetylase family protein, translated as MWSELQGRVSNRLARHFRAAPHRLPARAPMVSFTFDDAPDSAAGEGAELLEQHDGRGTFYLSGSLIDQPSDHWHGLSNDAIVRLHRTGHEIACHTFSHQCAVDLDAAAMAREIERNRNYFRSIDSSIVLQNFAYPYGLASVWRKPQLTRAYRSARGILPGVNSDVIDLQFLRASPLIDCEIDLAGIDRYFDEAVESGGWLIFYGHDVANAPSPFGCTPQLMRHALKAARKRNMPIVTVAEALRRIGV; from the coding sequence GTGTGGTCGGAACTCCAGGGACGCGTGAGCAATCGGCTGGCCCGGCATTTCCGCGCCGCGCCGCACCGTTTGCCTGCGCGCGCGCCGATGGTGAGCTTCACCTTCGACGATGCCCCCGATAGCGCTGCAGGCGAAGGTGCCGAGCTCCTGGAGCAGCATGACGGCCGCGGCACGTTCTACCTCTCCGGCAGCTTGATCGATCAGCCGTCGGATCATTGGCATGGGCTGTCGAATGACGCGATCGTGCGGCTTCACCGGACCGGTCACGAGATTGCCTGCCACACCTTCTCGCACCAGTGCGCGGTCGATCTCGACGCGGCCGCCATGGCCCGAGAGATCGAGCGAAACCGCAACTATTTCCGCAGCATCGATTCCTCGATCGTGCTGCAGAACTTCGCCTATCCGTATGGCCTCGCCTCGGTCTGGCGCAAGCCGCAGCTCACAAGGGCCTACCGTTCGGCGCGCGGCATCCTTCCCGGCGTTAACAGCGACGTCATCGACCTCCAGTTCCTGCGCGCGTCGCCTTTGATCGATTGCGAGATCGATCTGGCTGGCATCGATCGCTATTTCGATGAGGCGGTCGAAAGCGGTGGGTGGCTGATCTTCTACGGCCACGACGTCGCCAACGCGCCAAGCCCCTTTGGCTGCACGCCGCAATTGATGCGCCATGCGCTGAAGGCGGCCCGGAAACGCAACATGCCGATCGTGACGGTCGCGGAAGCTTTGCGACGGATCGGGGTGTAG
- the metA gene encoding homoserine O-succinyltransferase MetA — translation MTILIDRDQLMSSPALVPAGGDLALDRSGAELTIGLINNMPDPALKATERQFMRLLQAAAGPRRIRFHCFSLPSVKRSPEAKWHVESEYSDLADLKRQRFDGLIVTGAEPVAPELDQEPYWRDLTDLVDWAKVNTRSTIWSCLAAHAAVLHLDRIERRRLPAKCHGIFDCEAVTHDPLTRGAPMPLKVSHSRLNEIAEDDLVQAGYQVLTRSEEAGVDVFVRQYASRFVFFQGHPEYDALSLQREYLRDIGRYLARERETYPNLPVSYFDAATEEKLARFEKQARHQRHPALTNELPALNLRADIAAGSAAAALFRNWLQYLGADADAPVSAR, via the coding sequence ATGACGATCTTGATCGACAGGGATCAACTCATGTCGAGCCCGGCACTGGTGCCGGCCGGGGGTGATCTCGCGCTTGATCGGAGCGGTGCCGAGCTGACCATCGGGCTGATCAACAACATGCCGGACCCGGCGCTGAAGGCGACCGAGCGACAGTTCATGAGGCTGCTCCAGGCCGCCGCGGGCCCGCGCCGCATCCGCTTTCACTGCTTCTCGCTTCCCAGCGTGAAACGCTCACCGGAAGCCAAGTGGCATGTCGAGAGTGAATATTCCGATCTTGCGGATCTCAAGCGCCAGAGATTCGACGGGCTGATCGTGACCGGCGCCGAGCCGGTCGCGCCCGAGCTCGACCAGGAGCCGTACTGGCGCGACCTGACCGACCTCGTCGACTGGGCCAAGGTCAACACGCGCTCGACGATCTGGTCGTGCCTCGCCGCGCATGCGGCGGTGCTGCATCTCGACCGTATCGAACGACGGCGACTGCCGGCCAAATGTCACGGCATCTTCGACTGCGAAGCTGTGACGCATGATCCCCTGACGCGCGGTGCGCCTATGCCGCTCAAGGTCTCGCATTCGCGCCTGAACGAGATCGCCGAGGACGACCTCGTTCAGGCCGGATACCAGGTGCTGACACGTTCGGAGGAGGCTGGCGTCGATGTCTTCGTCCGCCAATATGCCAGCCGTTTCGTGTTCTTCCAGGGCCACCCGGAATACGATGCCTTATCGCTCCAGCGCGAATATCTGCGCGACATCGGCCGCTATCTCGCGCGTGAGCGCGAGACTTATCCGAACCTGCCCGTGAGTTATTTTGACGCAGCGACGGAAGAGAAGCTGGCCCGCTTCGAGAAGCAGGCGCGGCACCAGCGCCATCCGGCGCTCACCAACGAATTGCCTGCGCTGAATTTGCGCGCCGATATCGCCGCCGGCAGCGCCGCGGCGGCATTGTTCCGGAACTGGCTGCAATATCTCGGCGCGGATGCCGACGCGCCGGTCTCGGCGCGCTAG